AGCACCATTGAAAcaagaattaatttttttcagctaTTAGACTAACATTTTAATATATCGTTCAATCATTAGTATTCAGGTACCATTTCCATGGGATAATGATTGTTGTCTAAGTTAGCAGGCTATATATTGGATGTacaagggtttttttttaaacattttctcTGTTTTGACTTGATGCTGACTTTTTGCGTCAGAAATAAATACTTTACAACCTTTTTGGTAGGGGTTGAGAAACTAATTCACTTAAGATTGGTGGCTTATAAGTTTTTATGGTTCTTTTTAGAGCATTTAGCGGTGGATAGAAAAGTTGGTGTTAGCCTTGAAATTTTAGTCCTGCATTTGCTTGGGTTTTAAGATGCTTGAGGTTGAGGTTTGGATGAAGTTGCAGCGATGAACTGAAGATGACACTTAGCGGCACACCTTTTGGTCCATCTATGTAATGCCTGTAGTGTTTTAAAAGTAGGTTTTAGCGTCTCGAAGGGATTActaatttagtttttaatgGTAAATCTGCATGATGTGCAAACATGCAATTAGTCTAACAGCTATTAATATTGCTATGTTCACACTGATTCAGGAGCTCAATACTGCAGAGGACTTCATATCTTTTTATGAAGAGATGATACATTTGGTACAAACACTGCCTCAAATCATATTGCACcgtgaaaaaatattttctggaCTTCTACAAAGAATAAATATGAAAGCAAGATTGTCCCTTGAGCCAATACTCATGTAAGTGGATCATGTATTCATGAACCTAGTTGGATACACTGACATTTTGCTAGTTATTTCCTcggttctatattataagattttctggccTTGCCTAAATCCAattgtgtgctaatgaatctagacacatatacaaaacatatacattgatacatggatgcATCTAGGCAaacccagaaagtcttataatatggaacggaggaagtaaTTCTTTCCCGCACTGTCATTgcctttttatatttgtttgatttggaCTACAAATATAGTACATAAACAATGAATTGTAGTATTTCATAGTCTAGTTTTTGGCCCCTAAAGAAGTGATATGTgttgtgtttattttttttttcaaaaagtttcCATACTTGATAAGAAACTAAAGACGAGCTTGAATTTGAATATAATGTTTCCTAACCACATGATTTATATTGTTATCCTTGATTTTTCTGTTGTATGACAAACACATATTTGTTATGGTCTGTTTGCTTGTCTGTACGGTCTTGTAGAGATCAGGTTGAGCTTGCTGAACCTGTGGGTATGTTTCTGGAATACTTGTATATGAACTGTCCTGACTCCCGAGCTATTGCATCGTGTCTGGTTCGACGGGACTGTTATAGTTACTGTTTAACATGCAACTCTGTCTATAACGTTTAAAAAGAGTAGTAGATCCAGAAGGgaaatttaaactttgtttTTTCCATGATCCATGGCATATCCTGAGCACTGCTACTATAATTCAACTACCGCTGTAGTATAATGACTGCGTTACCATtattatatgtctaaaattatttttatatgcagGTTAATTGCAGCTCTGTCCAGGGATATTCTTGAGGATTTTTTGCCGTGAGTTTGCTAATTCAAATTAACTGTAGTTTTTGTTTGCATAGTTGTTGATTTATACTTTTTATGCATTTGTCTATTTCTTGGTGGTGGTTGTTTGCTTGGTTTTGTGTTTGTCTTAACAGGGCATGCCCGTCTTATGCATTTTTTATTGCAGATTTCTAGGAAGACATGCTAGTGCTATTTTAGCTCTCCTTAGTGATGGAGGTGATCGAGATCCTGAAATCTTGGAGCAGGTATGTTATCTGCTTAATGCTATTTGTAAATCCCTGTGTTTGAGCAGCAGAGGTCTTAAATCAGTTTAATCCAGGTCTTCACATCATGGTCATATATAATGATGTACTTGCAAAAGTATCTTGTAAAAGATGTTGTTCAAATTCTCAGGTTAGTTCTTCCCCTTTTAAATGATGAGGTCTGCACCTGTAGGAAATATTTCTGCTCCATTATGGAACCAACCACTTGCATTTATTGCCCACCAAATATTTTTCCACATCATACTgatctttatttattattgaagGATCACAGCTCCACTGAGATATTTTCCAAAGGATTATGTTAGAGAGTTTATGGCTGAATCTGTTTCATTTGTACTGAGGAATGCACCCATTAGTCAACTAATACAAGGTATTCCTCctttttgcttcttttttattaatagcTGGTTAGCAAAAGGGATAAGTAACTTTTGGAGCTAGCCTCTTTAGGCTTTTGACCTTTTGTTTTCAATGATGGTTTCCGAGTAAGCTAAGTTTCATGCTTCGTCCAAAAGAGCATTCTGAGTCACTGACTGTATGGTCAAACTATTGTTCAAAATAGCCCAAATAGCAAACATGGGGTAGTGTCTGCTGATAAATGGCTATCTGTAGCTCTTTGTCCTGTTCTGGTGCTACAGAACAAGAGATAGTGCCTGCTAATAAATGGCTGTCTGTAGCACTTTGTTCTGTATTTGGCTGTCTACAACTAGTTATGGTAACTAGTGTTATTGTAGCATTGCGTCTGTTGTAACACATTTTTTGACTTCATTGTACAGGAACAAATAATCATAATACAAGATAAaccattttacttttatattgctTGATTTAAATTAACATGCCTGCAAAGATAGCCAAGGCTGTGGTGCTTCCTATATCGCTGCTATCTTCTATCAGCTACAAATAATGTTTTGCTGCCGTGCTCCTGCTCTACACTATTCAAAACATTGGCTCCATCTGCCATTAGCTTAAAGTATCAGCACACCTAGCAAAGGTTATTTTAAACTGAACTTTGAAAGAGTAGGCTTAACAGGGTTCATTTCTAAAGGTTGAGGGACTTAAAGAGATTGACTACATAAAAAGGAAGCTTAAGAAGGGCCCGTGCTGCTGTTAAAAAGGGCTATGTCCTTTCCTGTTCATTATCTTCCTCGTGTTATACTTTTCAGCTTATTCCTTGCCCTGTTAGTTTTTGTGCccttttttccaatttttgtAATTATCGAGTAATTTTAATTGCGTTTGCCTGCTTACACCTTGTCTGTGATGCAAAATCCTGTATCCTAATGATCTGTGCGACTTCAAGCAGTACTTTTCTTAACTTTAGCATACTTTTTTTTGTGCAACTACCCAGTAATCTGTTTTTGAAGGCATATTCTTAAGTTCTCTTATGTAAGAAGTCATATTCCTTTCTGTGCTTAGTAAAGTATTTGTGTTGTTCAGTTAAATCTGAACCAAGTTAAGAGTTTAGGCCAAGCTGCAATGTGATAATCGAGGTGTTGTGAAGATTGCTGACCTTGTTTGAGTAGGCACTATTATGTTATTCTAAGCTACTCATTCTTCTCACCTTTGGTTGTCAGGTGTAAGGAAAGTTCTACTTGAGGCTGCTAAAAATTCATTACCCACACATATAGATGGGGTAACAGCGTTGCTGTGTTATGTCATGAGAGGAACTCATGCAAGGTTTCACTCAAGAGCTGGAAAGGTCATGGAGTTCTTGTTGAGCAAGTCAAACCTCACTACTATTCAAGAAAAATTCCCCAACGGTTAGATAACTTTCTATGCAATGGCATATACTGCTGTAGTTTTTTTGTGCCAATTAGTTTCATTTGctctcagttttttttttatttatcctaGTACCACTCCTGTTAGCAATTGAGCTAAAAACACTGATGTTTATCATTGATTCATCATGAGTTAGTTTCTctaatttctctatttttctaaGGACAAATATGACCTTTTTGAATCAGGGTCTTCTACTATTCGTGAAGTCATAACTGGGCTGATCCATAGGTTGTGTGATGAACTAGATCAAAAAGAGTTGCAGTTGATATATAGTTGTTTATTTGAAGAAATAAACGTTTGCATCAAGGATGGCTACCTGGACCATTTAAAGTGCTTGATCGATTTTCTTACCTTTGCTTTACAAAATAGCAAACAAAGTGATGTGGCTGGTATGAGATCCCCTATCCTTGCCCATATGCTTTGGTTACCTGAATTTTATTGGATTTTCACCAGAATGATGAATTTGTTTTTCACCTTTCTTTTCCAGATAAGGCTAACATCCATAAACTTGTTGAATCGCTGGTCAGTGAGTATATGCTACCTGGTAGCTGTACTGGAGAAACTTCATCTGAGGTTCTTGGCAGTGTTCTGGACTTTCTGCTTTGTGTTTTGGATGTTCCAGTTATTTGTGGCAACTTATCCTTCATATCACCCTTCTATGGTCCAGCATTCAAATTAACAGATCCTAGGTAAAATATTACCCTACCTGATAGTGAGTTTACAGGAGATCCCAGATTTCCTGTGCTTATCTTTTCTATCAATGATCTGTCTAGAACCACTTGACCCATTCATTATTTTGGCTCTGGTATTTTCAGCGTGCTTGTCTTTGTGAAGAAACTATTGACAAAGGGTCCACAAATTATACAAACTTTTGAGAGTCAGATATTGAGGTATTTGCTAATATTTGTTGTTATTGCTTAAATATATCTCATACAATTACATACATAATGGTTTGACCCTGCAATTTGATGCCATGTAGTGCAATGGATAATTTTCTTGAGACTTCGCCTGAGGAAGTTCTGTTTATTCTTCTGCATTTCTTCAAGAGATCGAAGAAGCAAATAACTCTTCATGGCATTGATGGAAGTTATTTAGATCGGGAGAAGAAAGTGTGCAaattctttgaatcaaaagtCTCTTTCTGGCTAGAGCTATTAGACAACATGGTTAAAACTGGCAACCACTCAAGCAACCAGGTGAATGAAAAGGAAGCCGCTATACTATGGGGATCTATTTGCTGCTACcctaatattaaaaatgtacCTAGAGATAATTTGTCAATGCTGAATAAGTTAATTTGCAACATTGATCGGCTGCTTGAAGGGGAAGAAGGTGATTGCACTCGATGATCTGTACTTCCTTACAGTAAGAACcataaatttgtatttctgAAAAgcataattttgtatatatcgATATGCAGAGAACATTAGTGGTCTTCCAAAGACTACTTGGAGAAGTCTACTTGGCGCAGCATTATCATCATATCATGAATTACTGCTTATTGACACCAGAAGAAATCCAGAAACAGGCCATATCCTATCTCTTGCCAAGAGACACAGCACAAGTCTACAAGTACTATCTGCTATAGCTGAATACTTGGATTCCTTACATGGGTATAGTCATGCATACACTCTATTTCAATGTACTATGTTAGTTTGACCATATGGAGCAATtgcttattttttcctttgttgcTGTTAGCAGAGCAGCTTCCTTGGGGATGGCAGAAGAATGTGGTCCACAAAATCTTTTGGATTTGTTCTCTATCTTTGCTGTTAACTTAAGCAGTCCAAATAAGGATATCCGGATTTTAACATTGAGGATTTTATCCTATTTTGGAAAGATGGATCAACGTCTAGGCACAGATGAGGAGCGACCACACAAGAGGCAAAGAACAGAAGATTCTGGCAATGACACTGTTGACATGAAATATTCTAATGTATGTCCTGTCAGCTATCAGTTAATAATTCACTAACTATTTTGGTTTTACCCTAATGTTTCCATTGAAACCAGGTCTTGGACACCCTTCTGGCTGTTGAATCAACTCCAATATCTGTATCTACTAGCCGGAAAATTGCTATCTTGGTTTCCCGCATTCAAATGAGCCTGTCCTCCAAGATGGTTCATGAAGATTACATACCTCTTCTCTTGCATGGGATTATTGGCATATTATACAATAGATTTAGTGATCTCTGGACACCGGCATTGGATTGTCTTGCTGTCCTTATTAGCAAACATAAGGAGCTTGTCTGGAATCAGTTTATCCAATTTATCGCATTCCACCAGTCAAAGGGTCTGACTGTGAAAAATCCAGATAAGCTGGAAGCTTCAATCCAACCACAATGTATGTCTGAAGATTTTTACAgtgttttatttgtattattctCCTGCAAACCTCTTCTGTCCTGATCATGTTTCCTCATTCACTATTTGTATTTCTGCTTTAGTTGCTCATATGTATGATGGCCAGCTGCATAACTAGTTCTATCTATGTGGGAAGATATTGCAGAAACAATCATTTTTCTGTATTACCTGGCAGTGGATATCTTATCTCTTGCTAGCATTTACTTGTGCTTACGCTGTACATGCTGTACATACTGTTTTGCATGCTACTACTTTAAATATCTATTATGCCTTAGTGCAGCTTAGCTCACCAAACAGATAATTCTGCAAACTTTCACTTATTTGTGATATCCTCCTACTTGGCCTTTAGGAGGTCAAGACATTGAAATCATGCATAGTAATGGGCTAATTGCTATGGTCTTTGAATAACAATAAACATACATTGGCAGTGACAGTAGACCATAAACATACatcaaaactttgaagtactggtattttctcaattttattttcctcaTGTTTTGATGGTTGCGTTGTACTACATTTCTTACTTCATGGTTGATGTTGCAGCTATTTATGACTGCTTCAGCGTATATCTCGCCACAGACTTTGATTGCACACCTCTGGAGACAGTTGCCACTCTGTTGCTTCAGTCTCTCCAGAAAATACCTGATGTTGCTGAGTCTCGCTCACGGCATCTTGTGCCATTATTTCTATCCTTCATGGGCTATGACAATAGCAACATCACTAGGTATCTAGTTGACAAAATGCATTATTTCTGCTGTCTAACTGAGCTTTGAAGTCCTTTCCTTGTTAATGCCTTCTTCGTTCTTATTTTGTGCAGTGTTGATTCATATATGTCTAACAAATGTAAAGGCAAACAATGGAAGATGATTCTGAAAGAATGGTTGAACGTCTTGAGATTAATGCGCAATGCTCGATCATTATACCAGAGCAAGATTCTTCAGGAAGTACTAACTAAAAGGTTTgtgaataaatattaatatacttttttctatttctgcAGCTGAAATATTTGTGATAATATGtaaatgaatttataaataactgACAGGGTCTTAGATGAGAGTGATCCTGACATACAATCAAAAGCATTGGATTGCCTTTTGAACTGGAAGGATGAATTCATGACACCATACAGTCAAAATCTTAAGAATCTAATTGACTCAAAAACCCTTCGTGAAGAGCTCACTACATGGGCAGTTTCATGTGATTCCTTGTCTATTCAGAAAGACCACAGACGTTGTGTTGTTCCTTTGGTTATCCGTGTATTGACACCTAAACTAAGAAAGTTAAAGTTGCTTGGTTCTCGAAAGGTTGGCAATACTTAGCTACTTCTTTATGTATCATAATTCTTAGGTATCATGGGATAgggtatttgtattttaactgACAAACTAACTCCTGTATATGTTGCTTTATTGTGCCAGCACACAGGGGTTAGTCATCGGAAAGCAATTCTCCGTTTCCTTATGCAATTTGATTCAAATGAGCTTCAGCTCTTTTTCTTGTTACTTCTGAAGTCCTTGATTCCTGGGAGCCTTCAACTTGAAATATTTGGTTCTCAGTCCGATAACCTGCTTGTAAATATTTCTGACATCATGGGAGCTTCAACACAGATCTGTATAGAGAACCTTACATGGAAAAAAGCAAATGGTTTTCTGCATTTGATTGaagaaatttttggaacttttGATATTGCACGTATTAGTCCAGTTCTTGATGTCCTATTGATTATTGTTGTTCGCTTGCTGGAGAGTTGCATGCGGAATCTGAGAAGTGGGAACGGAGAAGACTATCCTAGCAAGCAATCAAACGACCTTGATGGCGACTGTTCCATGACCGTGGAAGCTGGTAATTCTATGATCTTGAAAGGGTGCTCAAAGGATGGGCTCTCAGCAGACGATACCAAGGTTTGTAATATTATGATAACTAGTCAAATTCCTATTGTCATTCAgcaaatttcaaataaatatcATATGTTAAAAACTTAATAAATTGTATAACCACAAATATCATTTTAGGCCCTCTTTGTTTGGGCTTAGGCTTATTGGCTTGAGCTTTTAAGCCGACTTTTCGacttatatgatttataagcCAGCGACCTCAAAACTTTAATATTAACAAGTGTCATGCATTCTCATCAGCTACCTAATTCTGTTGTGCAGGAAAGTGTCTCAATCAAGCAATTGAAGGACCTAAGGTCTTTATGTATTAAAATTGTTTCATTGGCACTTAGTCAGTATGGGAGTAATGACTTTGGAGAAAATTTCTGGAATATCTTTTTTACTTCTGTGAAACCTCTGATTGACTGCTTCAGACAAGAGGCATCCAGTAGTGAGAAGCCAAGTTCATTATTTTCATGCTTCATGGCTATGAGTCAGAGCCCAAAACTAGCACCATTATTGGAGGCACATAACCTTGTACcagctattttttctattttaactGTGAAGAAAGCTTCAGGATCCATCACATCTTATGCACTTGAGCTCATTGAGAATCTGATGAGGCTGGATAGTGATTTAGAGCAGCATGGAGATCATTCACTGAAGAAAATTCTTGTTCCACACATGGACGTTCTTCTCCATAGTCTCAAAGATTTTGTTAGTTATTGCAGAGAACTTCACAGGTATATTTCTTTGTACTTATCTATAGTCCAACAAATGACACTAAATCTCACACCACTTTGTCACAATGATTTATGTGCTTTATGTTGTCTATCTACTCCCTCTGTACCAAAAACAAAGTCATTCTAGGTTGATTAGCTGAGATTATGgtttaagaagaaaaaactctTATTAAATGATGTGTGTTTGGGAGTGGGATGATGCCATGGTGGTTGGGGTTATGATGGGGAGAATTTGGGACAAGTAGCACTTCTTTTCTCGGACATGCAGGAGATCTGCACATCATTTCATTAATAAGAAAGAAGATACGCACAGAGAGGGGAATCTGGGAACTCCCCACCCTAAACACTAACGTATGTTACAAAAACACTAAACGAGACCACTGAAGCCGCAAGGGCTATCGACCTAGCCAACACCTCTTGGAGTTTTGAAGCTCCAACTAAGCACCAAAGTGTGCCTTCATCAACTGCTGATTGAAGCGCCATTGACACACTCGGAGTTGAGCCATTGAGAATACGGTCATTCGTGGGCTTCCAAATTTCCCATGCCaccaaaattataaatgagtTTAGGACAAGTAATGACAATCAATTGAGGGACAAAATTTGAACCCTAGAGTGACATTTCTTTTGGGACTATAAAGTTAAGACCCAAAGCTCAATTGTAGTTGATCCACGTCACCTATAAATCTCAGCCATTGGATCTAATCTGGACGCTCAGTAACCACTAAGTATAGGTAATGTTAATTCTCTTCTCTCATAAAGCCACATCATCTTCATTGTTTTTAGCCTCaggatgatacatcaagggtgtaaattacatctcttcatatcaccttaattgtttttagccttaggatgACTCATCAAAAGTGTAAATTACATCTATTCCCCAAAAAGGCACACCATACACCCAATCATTTATAACCtatggataattgataaaggcacaaaatatataaacacatgaaaaaaattgtgtagtaggtaaaaaaaaatcgaactcatatctactatattatcaCCCAGTTCTGCCGCAGCAACGCGTGGGTATCCATCTAGTATCTATTATGAGTGAAACCTCTCTTGTGAGAGGCTATGTCGATTTGAAActattcttttatatataaatgtcctgcatatgcaatttttttgtaaactGTTCACCTGTTCTATCAGATACTCTATATCTTCATGGTCTGACTATCAGCTAGAATTATGGGCCATTAGCGATACATGATGGTTCATTGTCAGTACTGCAATCTGTTCTATGAACTACGTTTACTTTCGTAGTGTTGTCTACTGTTCACAGGCCGCAGCTGGATTGAGCTCAGCGTGCCCCAAGCGTAACAATCGTACGGCTAGCTCATCGTAAAGTACATCAGACAGAAGCTAGGTTTTTTACAAGTTTTGAAGAGCAAACAACCATaagatttcaaaattaaatttaagtgttaCTCATATTTGGAAACATGTTTTGAGTTCATCTAAAACATTAAGCATGTTTGcagaaattcaaattattttatagttaatgTGAATTAAGCTATAGTTAAACAATGGATCTTGAGCTTGTATTCTAtctcttgttttttcttcaaattttttattattttctcatataaaaaaaataaaaagtaggGCCTCACctgcaacaaaaataaaaagttaatgtGAATCGGGTGCTGTCTGATTCattcttttcctctcttggggTTATCCACACGGAGTATTCCACATATAGGAGCTTATGTTTCGAATTTTGAAAGCTTGACCCAAAATCTGATATTTTTGGCGTGTACAGGAAATCTGGAATGTGGTTTGGGCAACGTGAACTGAGGTTGTTTAAATTATTGTTGAAGTACATCACAGAACCCTCATCTGCAGAGCAtgttttagatgtcatccttCCATTTTTCAGTAAGAAAGAATTGAATCCTGGTAAGTCTTTTTAGTCAAGTTTAGCATGCATTTTGTGCATTTGCATGCTTGAAAAAGGAAATGAGTTTATTCTTATTTACTCTCATGTTGTTTTTGTATGGTAGATGAATGTTTAGAAGCTCTACGTGTTGTTGAGGGAATACTTCCAAATCTAAGATGTGGAGTAtctacaaaaattctgaatGCACTGAACCCGTTGCTGGCCACTGTTGGACTGGAGCTGCGACTATGTATCTGTGATATTTATGTTGGACTATCATTGCATGAGTCTTCAATGTCCACTCTGGTGATtattaatacattttttatgtgGTTTTCCTTTGTGTCAATTTCTCTGCAATGCCTAGTCCGTTTCTATAGCTTGCTTTGTGATTATGTGGTATCTTTTACAGGCTAGGTTAATACGGGATCTCAATGCAGTTTCTACCTCAGAGCTTGGAGAACTAGATTATGACACTAGAATTAAAACGTATGATATGATTCAGCCAAAGTCTTTTCTTGACATGAGAGAGGAGCATGTGGGTGCCATATTATCTCactgtgtgtatgatatgtcaTCTGAAGAGTTGATTTTTCGGCAAAGTGCATCCAGAGCTCTTCAATCATTCCTCGAATTCTCTGCTTCAGTCATGAATAATGAGTCGAAACATACTATAGAAACAGAGGATAATTCAAGTGGCATTTGTACAAAAGGCAGTATTCAACATATATTAGAGAAAACTTACCTTCGCAATATGGGAGTGGCAATGAGTAAAGATATCTCGACTCAgaaggttttattttttattttttttaatcttagtaTATGATGTTTTAGGTAAAATCTGAAACTAATGCAATCGTGTTTTCAGGAGTGGGTTATTTT
This is a stretch of genomic DNA from Oryza brachyantha chromosome 1, ObraRS2, whole genome shotgun sequence. It encodes these proteins:
- the LOC102715080 gene encoding small subunit processome component 20 homolog isoform X2, producing MLFKFSAPLRYFPKDYVREFMAESVSFVLRNAPISQLIQGVRKVLLEAAKNSLPTHIDGVTALLCYVMRGTHARFHSRAGKVMEFLLSKSNLTTIQEKFPNGSSTIREVITGLIHRLCDELDQKELQLIYSCLFEEINVCIKDGYLDHLKCLIDFLTFALQNSKQSDVADKANIHKLVESLVSEYMLPGSCTGETSSEVLGSVLDFLLCVLDVPVICGNLSFISPFYGPAFKLTDPSVLVFVKKLLTKGPQIIQTFESQILSAMDNFLETSPEEVLFILLHFFKRSKKQITLHGIDGSYLDREKKVCKFFESKVSFWLELLDNMVKTGNHSSNQVNEKEAAILWGSICCYPNIKNVPRDNLSMLNKLICNIDRLLEGEEENISGLPKTTWRSLLGAALSSYHELLLIDTRRNPETGHILSLAKRHSTSLQVLSAIAEYLDSLHGRAASLGMAEECGPQNLLDLFSIFAVNLSSPNKDIRILTLRILSYFGKMDQRLGTDEERPHKRQRTEDSGNDTVDMKYSNVLDTLLAVESTPISVSTSRKIAILVSRIQMSLSSKMVHEDYIPLLLHGIIGILYNRFSDLWTPALDCLAVLISKHKELVWNQFIQFIAFHQSKGLTVKNPDKLEASIQPQSIYDCFSVYLATDFDCTPLETVATLLLQSLQKIPDVAESRSRHLVPLFLSFMGYDNSNITSVDSYMSNKCKGKQWKMILKEWLNVLRLMRNARSLYQSKILQEVLTKRVLDESDPDIQSKALDCLLNWKDEFMTPYSQNLKNLIDSKTLREELTTWAVSCDSLSIQKDHRRCVVPLVIRVLTPKLRKLKLLGSRKHTGVSHRKAILRFLMQFDSNELQLFFLLLLKSLIPGSLQLEIFGSQSDNLLVNISDIMGASTQICIENLTWKKANGFLHLIEEIFGTFDIARISPVLDVLLIIVVRLLESCMRNLRSGNGEDYPSKQSNDLDGDCSMTVEAGNSMILKGCSKDGLSADDTKESVSIKQLKDLRSLCIKIVSLALSQYGSNDFGENFWNIFFTSVKPLIDCFRQEASSSEKPSSLFSCFMAMSQSPKLAPLLEAHNLVPAIFSILTVKKASGSITSYALELIENLMRLDSDLEQHGDHSLKKILVPHMDVLLHSLKDFVSYCRELHRKSGMWFGQRELRLFKLLLKYITEPSSAEHVLDVILPFFSKKELNPDECLEALRVVEGILPNLRCGVSTKILNALNPLLATVGLELRLCICDIYVGLSLHESSMSTLARLIRDLNAVSTSELGELDYDTRIKTYDMIQPKSFLDMREEHVGAILSHCVYDMSSEELIFRQSASRALQSFLEFSASVMNNESKHTIETEDNSSGICTKGSIQHILEKTYLRNMGVAMSKDISTQKEWVILLREMVYNFNHVPSLNSFVPLCKEDLEEDFFHNITHLQAVKRSKALSLFKQCIKDAEFSEDVMMKVFVPLFFNMFFDVKAGKGEQVRDVCLDTLSSIAAKVQWEHYRTILMRCFRELSLKPDKQKVILRLICAVLDSFHFMKPSNDASKNSNAMDEDLGSSLTFSSTIVSSEKQHYLQKIVFPQVQKLLGADPEKVNVSINLVALKILKLLPIDYFESQLSSIIHRICNFLKNRLESIRDEARSALAASLKELGIGYLQFVVKILRAILKRGYELHVLGYTLHYLLSKTITSDINGRLNYCLEDLLAVVESDILGDVAEQKEVEKIASKMKETKKRMSFETLKLISQCITFKTHSLKLISPVSGHLQKHLTPKLKTKLEMMLHNIALGIECNPSTETFDLFVFVYGLIKDTTAASESQCKENEGSGHGQENICRKTIPGLCVSGLQNSYIITNFAVTLLRNRLKSIKLDKEDEELLSKLDPFVNLLGECLSSKYESVISISFRCLALLVKLPLPSLKDNASIIKNVLMDIAQRAGNSNGHLVTSCLKLLADLLRGFKISLSDDQLQIIVHFPIFVDLQTNPSPVALSLLKAIVKRKLVSPEIYDIVVRIGELMVTTQTESIRQQCIQILLQFFLNYPLSEKRLQQHIDFFLTNLSYEHPSGREAVLEMLHDILTRFPQRIIDDQGQTFFLHLVVALANEQHQNVSSMILRAIQKLLGRIGDQGKNSIFEYSLSWYTGEKQNLWSASAQVIGLLVGDRSLGIAKHLSSILAVAKKIMECSVIASGGPQVDLADETCLPFWKESYESIAMMDRLLLRFPELYFKQNMEEIWIILCKLLIHPHLMLRNISSSLLASYFSSVEKSKREMKLDGKSALLVQPSRLFLIAVSFLKQLRAELSDTTANNLIVQNLSYAVCNLHTLIKQTSPHQFWSSLSSCDHGAFLEGFELFGLTKAKNTFLLCTSTSTDVNGSNLDGSEELTSLLVSSILKRMGKIAMQMEDTQMKIVFNCFSVISSALGAEVSLSYAIHFLAPLYKVSEGFAGKVISDDVKQLADSVRDKLCDLIGTEKFVEVYNSVRKGLKQKRDSRKQSEKLIAAVDPARHAKRKLRIAAKHREHKRRKIMTMKMGRWLR